Proteins encoded within one genomic window of Thermoleophilaceae bacterium:
- a CDS encoding TetR family transcriptional regulator, translating to MSSVGSRVQGDRRRHGRDAGATRRALLEAAADLFQQRGYDGATVRAIGARANADPALIARYFGSKEGLYIAALAAADDDGAARVPDPAPSAVARRLLDRWGGPTSSPVARALVTPGLSDDVRALLRRVLDGRLIGPIAEVLEERGHDRARLRAETLVAMLLGLAVARSTGHLPELARASTDDLVEILGRALEP from the coding sequence ATGAGCAGCGTGGGCTCGCGCGTGCAGGGCGACAGGCGGCGCCACGGCCGCGACGCCGGGGCCACGCGCCGGGCGCTGCTGGAGGCCGCGGCGGACCTCTTCCAGCAGCGCGGCTACGACGGTGCGACGGTGCGCGCGATCGGCGCGCGCGCCAACGCCGATCCGGCGCTCATCGCGCGCTACTTCGGCAGCAAGGAGGGCCTTTACATAGCCGCGCTCGCGGCCGCGGACGACGACGGCGCGGCGCGAGTGCCGGACCCCGCTCCGTCCGCCGTGGCACGGCGGCTGCTCGACCGCTGGGGCGGGCCCACCTCGAGTCCCGTCGCCCGCGCTCTCGTCACGCCTGGCCTGAGTGACGACGTGCGCGCGCTGCTGAGACGGGTGCTGGACGGCCGCCTCATCGGGCCGATCGCCGAGGTGCTCGAGGAGCGCGGCCACGACCGCGCGAGGCTGCGCGCCGAGACGCTGGTGGCGATGCTGCTCGGGCTGGCGGTCGCGCGCTCCACCGGGCACCTGCCGGAGCTCGCCCGGGCGTCCACCGACGACCTCGTCGAGATCCTTGGCCGCGCGCTCGAGCCGTGA